Proteins encoded in a region of the Sporichthyaceae bacterium genome:
- a CDS encoding methylated-DNA--[protein]-cysteine S-methyltransferase codes for MNAKKHDIDLLNVPAPTAADLDTLRVRLSEAAEHAGLLDIAYRTVDSPVGTLLLAATPAGAVRVAYEREGLDDVLTILAARLSPRILTAPRRLDPLARQLEEYFAGKRKRFDVPVDLALATGFRRRVLEYLPLISYGHTASYAGVASGVDNPRAVRAVGTACATNPLPLLLPCHRVIRADGGMGEYLGGAQIKRQLLDLEAAA; via the coding sequence ATGAACGCCAAGAAGCACGACATCGACCTGCTGAACGTCCCGGCTCCGACCGCGGCCGATCTCGACACGCTGCGGGTGCGGCTGTCGGAGGCTGCCGAGCACGCCGGGCTGTTGGACATCGCCTACCGCACCGTCGACTCCCCCGTCGGCACCCTGCTGCTGGCAGCGACGCCGGCCGGGGCCGTCCGCGTCGCCTATGAACGAGAGGGTCTGGACGACGTGCTGACCATCCTGGCCGCCAGGCTGAGCCCGCGGATTCTCACCGCACCGCGTCGGCTCGATCCGCTCGCCCGCCAGCTCGAGGAGTACTTCGCCGGCAAGCGGAAACGCTTCGACGTGCCCGTGGATCTGGCGCTGGCCACCGGCTTCCGGCGACGGGTGCTCGAGTACCTGCCGCTGATCTCCTACGGGCACACCGCGAGCTACGCCGGCGTCGCGTCCGGCGTGGACAACCCGAGGGCCGTGCGCGCGGTCGGCACCGCGTGCGCCACCAACCCCCTGCCGTTGCTTCTCCCGTGCCATCGGGTGATCCGGGCCGACGGCGGCATGGGCGAGTACCTCGGCGGTGCGCAGATCAAACGGCAGTTGCTTGATCTGGAGGCCGCCGCATGA
- a CDS encoding serine protease, which produces MPSHRRPRVRRSRIAAVTTGAALALSTVAAVAPSASAADNPGGPLGALVDPGGKWAPAATATVHPGVVTLTKDAQCTANFIYTANGHTYLGQAAHCSGTGQSTDTNGCTSKSLPLGTPVSIVGTNVVGKLVYNSWLTMQRDGEKDPNVCAYNDLALIEIPSAAVSQVNPSIPVFGGPNGLNTTGTKAGDPVESYGNSPLRHGIAVLSPKTGASIGDDGDGWTHSVYTLTPGIPGDSGSAFLDGSGRALGDLSTLSIAPTPLSNQVSDLAHELAYARAHSNLKNLRLVAGTEKFTGAML; this is translated from the coding sequence ATGCCTTCGCACCGTCGTCCACGCGTCCGCAGGTCCCGCATCGCCGCCGTCACCACCGGTGCCGCACTGGCCCTGAGCACTGTCGCTGCAGTCGCTCCCTCGGCCTCGGCTGCGGACAACCCCGGCGGCCCACTCGGCGCGCTGGTCGACCCGGGCGGAAAGTGGGCGCCGGCCGCCACGGCGACCGTCCACCCCGGCGTCGTCACGCTGACCAAGGACGCCCAGTGCACCGCCAACTTCATCTACACCGCCAACGGCCACACCTATCTGGGCCAGGCGGCGCACTGCTCCGGCACCGGCCAGTCCACCGATACCAACGGCTGCACCTCGAAGTCCCTCCCGCTGGGCACGCCGGTGAGCATCGTGGGTACCAACGTGGTCGGAAAGCTCGTGTACAACTCCTGGCTGACCATGCAACGTGACGGGGAGAAGGACCCGAACGTCTGCGCCTACAACGACCTGGCGTTGATCGAGATCCCGTCCGCCGCGGTGTCGCAGGTCAACCCGTCGATCCCGGTGTTCGGCGGTCCCAACGGGCTGAACACCACCGGGACGAAGGCCGGGGACCCGGTGGAGTCCTACGGCAATTCCCCGCTGCGCCACGGGATTGCCGTGCTCTCACCGAAGACCGGCGCCAGCATCGGTGACGATGGTGACGGGTGGACCCACTCGGTGTACACGCTGACTCCGGGTATCCCGGGGGACTCCGGTTCGGCGTTCCTGGATGGTTCCGGGCGTGCGCTCGGTGACCTGTCGACGTTGTCCATCGCGCCGACCCCGTTGAGCAATCAGGTCAGCGACCTGGCCCATGAGCTGGCCTACGCCCGCGCGCACTCCAACCTGAAGAACCTGCGGTTGGTGGCCGGCACCGAGAAGTTCACCGGCGCAATGCTGTAA
- a CDS encoding 2OG-Fe(II) oxygenase, translated as MSPATKNRAAAYAERVADNDWSAIAAELDEHGCALTGGLLGATEAEHLIDGYDCDDAFRSTIDMRRYRFGEGEYRYFANPLPAAVAELRRSLYPRLLPIARDWYTKLGRPTPWPDDFTEWLTQCHAAGQTRPTPLILRYGPGDWNALHRDLYGDLVFPLQVVINLTTPEVDHTGGEFVLVEQRPRAQSRATVLALPRGRGLVFTTRDRPVRSARGWSASPVRHGVSVVRSGRRVALGILFHDAP; from the coding sequence ATGAGCCCCGCCACCAAGAATCGCGCCGCCGCATACGCCGAGCGGGTGGCGGACAACGACTGGTCCGCCATCGCCGCCGAGCTCGACGAGCACGGGTGCGCGTTGACCGGTGGGTTGCTCGGCGCCACCGAGGCCGAGCACCTCATCGATGGCTACGACTGCGACGACGCCTTCCGGTCCACCATCGACATGCGTCGCTACCGATTCGGCGAGGGCGAGTACCGCTACTTCGCGAATCCACTGCCGGCGGCTGTGGCGGAGTTGCGCCGCAGTCTGTATCCGCGGCTGCTGCCGATCGCGCGCGACTGGTACACCAAGCTCGGCCGCCCGACGCCCTGGCCGGACGACTTCACCGAGTGGCTGACGCAGTGTCACGCCGCCGGGCAGACCCGGCCCACGCCGCTGATCCTGCGGTACGGCCCCGGCGACTGGAACGCGTTACACCGCGACCTGTACGGGGACCTGGTGTTCCCGCTGCAGGTGGTGATCAACCTGACCACCCCGGAGGTCGACCACACCGGCGGCGAGTTCGTGCTCGTTGAGCAGCGTCCGCGGGCCCAATCCCGGGCAACGGTGCTGGCGCTGCCCCGCGGCCGGGGCCTGGTGTTCACCACCCGGGATCGGCCGGTGCGCTCGGCCCGCGGCTGGTCGGCGTCTCCGGTCCGGCACGGGGTGTCGGTGGTGCGCAGCGGACGGCGGGTCGCGCTGGGCATCCTGTTCCACGACGCGCCCTGA
- a CDS encoding GMC oxidoreductase produces the protein MYSRRAFLTGTLAAAASVTPLLRTPRAAAATRRIPLSRDTRRVVVVGSGFGGGVTALRLAQAGVPVLVLERGKRWPTGPNANTFPGIASLDERASWMNSGLFFDLPTSPRRYTGLLERVQGSGMAIMCAAGVGGGSLAYQGMSLQPTAELFAATFPAGIEYECMDRVYYPRVARMLGLATAPDALIENDNYAAARLFASHARAAGYRVEKVPMPIDWSYALRELHGDMKPSYTNGDCALGVNNGGKHTVDVTYLKQAEATVLVEVAPLHHVVDIARERHGWTVHVERIDTSGTVQETKLISTRTLILAAGSANTTKLLVQAAGRGQITDLPDGVGAGWGSNGDQIYTWTDLTESFGAPQGGPVIYSSKEWAEPANATTVIQASVPPVPGNDRTTMLVGYGVSAGRGTFRYDSGKDEALLDFPAGSDAAVARRIHERLTRIAGATSLLLNTTTLDTTTWHPLGGACLGPVCDLDGRVHGQRGLYVLDGALMPGTTAACNPSMTIAAVAERALDNLVRHDVDSVI, from the coding sequence ATGTACAGCCGTCGGGCATTCCTGACGGGGACGCTGGCCGCAGCGGCCTCCGTCACCCCCTTGCTGCGCACGCCGCGGGCCGCGGCCGCCACCCGCCGCATTCCGCTCAGTCGAGACACCCGACGCGTCGTGGTGGTCGGGTCCGGCTTCGGCGGCGGGGTGACCGCGTTGCGCCTCGCGCAGGCAGGCGTCCCGGTGCTGGTGCTGGAACGGGGCAAGCGCTGGCCCACCGGGCCGAACGCCAACACCTTCCCCGGCATCGCTTCGCTGGACGAACGGGCTTCCTGGATGAACTCCGGGCTGTTCTTCGACCTGCCGACCTCGCCGCGCCGGTACACCGGGCTACTGGAGCGGGTGCAGGGCTCCGGCATGGCGATCATGTGCGCGGCCGGCGTGGGCGGCGGGTCGCTGGCCTACCAGGGCATGAGCCTGCAACCGACGGCCGAACTGTTCGCCGCCACCTTCCCGGCCGGCATCGAATACGAGTGCATGGACCGTGTCTACTACCCGCGGGTGGCGCGCATGCTCGGCCTGGCCACCGCGCCCGATGCACTGATCGAGAACGACAACTACGCCGCGGCCCGGCTGTTTGCGAGCCACGCGCGGGCGGCGGGATACCGCGTCGAGAAGGTGCCGATGCCCATCGACTGGTCGTATGCGTTGCGCGAGCTGCACGGGGACATGAAGCCGTCCTACACCAACGGCGACTGCGCGCTCGGGGTGAACAACGGCGGCAAGCACACCGTCGACGTGACCTACCTGAAGCAGGCCGAGGCGACCGTGTTGGTCGAGGTCGCTCCGCTGCACCACGTGGTCGATATCGCGCGCGAGCGCCACGGCTGGACCGTGCACGTCGAACGCATCGACACCAGCGGCACGGTGCAGGAGACCAAGCTGATCAGCACCCGCACACTGATACTGGCCGCGGGCAGCGCGAACACCACCAAGCTGCTGGTGCAGGCGGCTGGGCGCGGGCAGATCACCGACCTACCGGACGGCGTCGGCGCGGGCTGGGGCTCCAACGGCGACCAGATTTACACCTGGACCGACCTGACCGAGTCGTTCGGTGCGCCGCAGGGCGGCCCGGTCATCTACTCCAGCAAGGAGTGGGCGGAACCGGCCAACGCCACCACGGTCATCCAGGCCTCGGTGCCGCCGGTGCCCGGCAATGACCGCACCACCATGCTCGTCGGCTACGGGGTGAGCGCCGGACGCGGCACCTTCCGCTACGACAGCGGCAAGGACGAGGCCCTGCTGGACTTCCCGGCCGGGTCGGATGCCGCAGTCGCCCGGCGCATCCACGAACGGCTGACCCGCATCGCCGGAGCCACGTCGCTGCTGCTGAACACCACCACGCTGGACACCACCACCTGGCACCCGCTGGGCGGGGCATGCCTGGGCCCCGTGTGTGACCTCGACGGGCGGGTGCACGGCCAACGCGGGCTGTATGTGCTCGACGGCGCGCTGATGCCCGGCACCACCGCGGCGTGCAATCCGTCGATGACCATCGCCGCGGTCGCCGAGCGTGCGCTGGACAACCTGGTGCGACACGACGT